The following coding sequences lie in one Pectobacterium sp. A5351 genomic window:
- the garL gene encoding 2-dehydro-3-deoxyglucarate aldolase, with the protein MKTPLLPNRFRQDLQQGKTLIGCWCALGNPISTEVLGLAGFDWLVLDGEHAPNDIVTFIPQLMALKGSHSAPVVRPPCNEPIIIKRLLDIGFNNFLIPFVETAEEAARAVASTRYPPAGIRGVSVAHRSNCYGTEPDYFAKINDSITVVVQIESQEGLDNLDAIIAVDGVDGVFVGPSDLSAALGYLGQPNHPDVQKAIRHIFDRAAAHNKPCGILAPVEADARRYLEWGASFVAVGSDLGVFRSATQALSDKYKK; encoded by the coding sequence ATGAAGACTCCGCTGTTACCTAACCGTTTTCGCCAAGATTTGCAGCAGGGCAAAACGTTGATTGGCTGCTGGTGTGCGTTGGGCAACCCGATTTCCACTGAAGTGCTGGGACTGGCGGGATTCGACTGGCTGGTGCTGGATGGCGAGCATGCGCCTAACGATATCGTGACGTTTATTCCTCAGTTGATGGCGCTGAAAGGCAGCCATAGCGCGCCTGTCGTTCGTCCGCCGTGCAATGAGCCAATCATCATCAAGCGGCTGTTGGATATTGGTTTCAATAACTTCCTGATTCCCTTTGTGGAAACGGCGGAAGAAGCTGCGCGTGCGGTGGCGTCAACCCGCTATCCGCCAGCGGGTATTCGCGGGGTTTCCGTGGCACACCGTAGCAATTGCTACGGTACTGAGCCGGACTATTTCGCCAAGATTAACGACAGCATTACCGTTGTGGTGCAAATCGAAAGTCAGGAAGGCCTCGACAATTTGGATGCGATTATCGCGGTAGACGGCGTAGACGGCGTGTTTGTCGGCCCGAGCGACCTGTCCGCGGCGCTGGGCTATCTCGGTCAGCCTAACCATCCTGACGTGCAGAAAGCGATCCGCCATATCTTCGATCGTGCGGCCGCGCATAACAAACCCTGTGGCATTTTGGCACCGGTTGAAGCTGATGCTCGCCGCTATCTGGAATGGGGCGCAAGCTTTGTCGCGGTCGGTAGCGATCTGGGCGTGTTCCGCAGTGCGACACAGGCGCTGAGCGACAAATACAAGAAGTAA
- the garR gene encoding 2-hydroxy-3-oxopropionate reductase: MKIGFIGLGIMGKPMSKNLLKAGYSLVVMDRNLDAVAEVVAAGATAAATPKQVAEQCDVIITMLPNSPHVKEVVLGENGVIDGARAGSIVVDMSSIAPLASREIATALATKEIAMLDAPVSGGEPKAIDGTLSVMVGGDKAQFDRCFEVLKSMAGSVVHTGDIGAGNVTKLANQVIVALNIAAMSEALVLATKAGVNPDLVYQAIRGGLAGSTVLDAKAPMVMERNFKPGFRIDLHIKDLANALDTSHGVGAQLPLTAAVMEMMQALKADDLGSADHSALACYYEKLAKVEVTR, encoded by the coding sequence ATGAAAATTGGTTTTATTGGACTGGGCATCATGGGAAAACCGATGAGTAAAAATCTGCTGAAAGCAGGTTACTCATTAGTCGTGATGGATCGAAATCTGGATGCCGTCGCGGAAGTCGTTGCGGCAGGCGCTACGGCGGCTGCGACGCCGAAACAGGTTGCGGAGCAGTGCGACGTTATCATCACCATGCTGCCTAATTCACCGCACGTGAAAGAAGTGGTGCTGGGTGAAAACGGCGTCATCGACGGCGCGCGCGCCGGAAGCATTGTGGTAGATATGAGTTCAATTGCGCCGCTTGCCAGCCGTGAAATTGCGACTGCGCTGGCGACGAAAGAGATCGCCATGCTGGATGCGCCGGTCAGCGGCGGTGAGCCTAAAGCCATCGATGGTACGCTGTCTGTGATGGTGGGCGGCGACAAGGCGCAGTTTGACCGCTGTTTTGAGGTACTGAAATCGATGGCGGGCTCCGTGGTTCATACCGGTGATATCGGTGCGGGTAACGTGACCAAACTGGCGAACCAGGTGATTGTGGCGCTGAACATTGCCGCCATGTCGGAAGCGCTGGTGCTGGCAACGAAAGCAGGGGTTAACCCAGATCTGGTGTATCAGGCAATCCGCGGCGGGTTGGCGGGCAGCACCGTGCTGGATGCGAAAGCGCCGATGGTGATGGAGCGTAACTTTAAGCCGGGTTTCCGCATCGATCTGCATATTAAAGATCTGGCGAACGCGCTGGATACTTCACACGGCGTTGGCGCACAGTTGCCGTTAACGGCGGCGGTGATGGAAATGATGCAGGCGCTGAAAGCGGACGATCTGGGATCGGCTGACCACAGTGCGCTGGCGTGTTACTACGAGAAGCTGGCTAAAGTGGAAGTTACGCGATAA
- a CDS encoding MFS transporter: MNTVSSAVGAIQKRTNARYWIVVMLFIVTSFNYGDRATISIAGSAMSKDIGLDAVGMGYIFSAFSWAYVIGQIPGGWLLDRFGSKRVYFWSIFTWSLFTLLQGFVDLFPTTASIVIALFLLRFMVGICESPSFPGNSRIVAAWFPAQERGTAVAIFNSAQYFATVIFAPIMGWLVHAVGWSHVFWFMGGLGIILSFIWLKVIHDPKDHPGVNQAELDYIEAGGALINMDVASNKAKVPSAEKWFQIKQLLTSRMMIGIYLGQYCINALTYFFITWFPVYLVQARGMSILKAGFVASVPAICGFVGGVLGGVISDYLMRRTHSLTFARKTPIVLGMLLSMSMVICNYVSTEWVVIAVMALAFFGKGIGALGWAVMADTAPKEISGLSGGLFNMFGNISGIVTPIAIGYIVGMTGSFNGGLIYVGIHAAFAIISYLFIVQNIERIELKPFVK, translated from the coding sequence ATGAATACAGTAAGCTCAGCAGTTGGCGCGATACAAAAAAGAACAAACGCCCGCTACTGGATTGTCGTGATGTTGTTTATTGTCACGTCATTTAACTATGGCGACCGTGCCACTATCTCGATAGCGGGCTCTGCCATGTCAAAAGATATTGGCCTGGATGCCGTCGGTATGGGGTATATCTTCTCCGCGTTCTCCTGGGCTTATGTTATCGGCCAAATCCCTGGTGGTTGGCTACTTGATCGCTTTGGTTCAAAACGTGTCTACTTCTGGAGTATTTTTACCTGGTCACTCTTCACGTTGTTACAAGGGTTCGTCGATCTCTTTCCTACCACGGCATCTATTGTCATTGCGCTGTTCTTGTTGCGTTTTATGGTGGGGATTTGTGAATCGCCTTCTTTTCCTGGCAACAGCCGTATCGTTGCAGCCTGGTTCCCGGCCCAAGAGCGTGGTACTGCCGTAGCGATCTTTAACTCCGCACAATATTTTGCGACGGTAATTTTTGCTCCTATCATGGGGTGGCTGGTGCACGCTGTTGGTTGGTCGCACGTATTCTGGTTCATGGGCGGATTGGGGATCATCCTCAGCTTCATCTGGTTGAAAGTCATCCACGATCCCAAAGATCATCCTGGGGTTAATCAGGCTGAATTGGACTATATCGAAGCGGGTGGCGCGTTGATTAATATGGACGTGGCATCGAATAAAGCGAAGGTTCCATCAGCAGAGAAATGGTTCCAAATTAAGCAACTGCTGACTTCTCGTATGATGATCGGTATTTATCTGGGCCAATATTGTATTAACGCGCTGACTTACTTCTTTATTACCTGGTTTCCTGTGTATCTGGTTCAGGCCCGAGGTATGTCAATTCTGAAAGCGGGCTTTGTCGCTTCTGTCCCTGCAATCTGCGGTTTTGTGGGTGGTGTCTTGGGGGGCGTGATTTCCGATTATTTAATGCGCCGAACTCACTCACTAACCTTTGCGCGTAAGACGCCGATTGTTCTTGGTATGTTGCTCTCTATGTCGATGGTTATTTGTAACTATGTCTCGACAGAATGGGTGGTGATTGCCGTAATGGCGTTGGCGTTCTTCGGTAAAGGTATTGGTGCGCTGGGCTGGGCGGTCATGGCGGATACCGCGCCAAAAGAGATCAGTGGCCTGAGCGGTGGCTTGTTTAACATGTTTGGCAATATCTCTGGCATCGTAACCCCGATTGCTATCGGGTATATCGTAGGGATGACTGGCTCTTTTAATGGTGGCTTAATTTATGTCGGTATTCATGCTGCCTTTGCTATCATCAGCTATCTGTTTATTGTGCAAAATATTGAACGTATCGAATTGAAGCCGTTTGTTAAATAA
- the barA gene encoding two-component sensor histidine kinase BarA, with protein MTKYSLRARMLILILAPTLMIGVLLSSFFVIHRYNQLQSQLADSGTSIIEPLATISAYALTHRQMDTIPALINTLHRRHSAIIRTISVFDARNQLLATTNVRNNVTLQPISGDALSYNKLHLHHTNDALILHMPIVTDSEFLPGGAVPVPSGTATPLGYLMIELDISAIRLQQYQEIFIATLLLLLSLGAAALFAYRLMRDVTTPIRNMVDTVDRIRRGQLDSRVEGYMLGELDMLKNGINSMAMSLTAYHEEMQQNIDQATYDLRETLEQMEIQNVELDLAKKRAQEAARIKSEFLANMSHELRTPLNGVIGFTRQTLKTPLNTTQTDYLLTIERSANNLLNIINDVLDFSKLEAGKLVLEDIPFSLHNTLDDVVMLLAHTAHEKGLELTLSIQNDVPEQFIGDPLRIQQIITNLLGNAIKFTEQGNIDIRVEKRRQEHHQVQLEVQIRDTGIGIAELQQSQLFQAFRQADTSISRRHGGTGLGLVITQRLVKEMGGDISFQSQINKGSTFWFHITLPLNPHAIPTEPAYTMLQGKHLAYVEYHPIAAQATLDILSQTPLIVSYSPTFEQLPEGEFDILLLGIPVQYRNTLLDYTPRLRDICRRSPCVILALPSLAQMDAEQLKTFGVHACLSKPLASSRLLPLLQDNTLFQPSFLPDDTASHPSAARHAARLPLSVMAVDDNLANLKLIGTLLEEQVETIILCESGQDAIAQAKRHQLDIILMDIQMPGMDGICASELIRQIPHHTTTPIIAVTAQTMTGEREHLLRSGMDDYLAKPIDEQMLKSVLTRHTRKDPLKHDRADMTGLLSEHDDSQLSLDWALAQQQAANKPELARDLLQMLLDFLPEVQQKIEKVLEGQTDDNIIELVHKLHGSCSYSGVPRLKRICRYLEQQLRKGVHVSNLEPEWLELLDEIDNVSKAAQPHINPMHS; from the coding sequence ATGACCAAATACAGTCTTCGCGCACGGATGTTGATACTGATTTTGGCACCGACGCTGATGATCGGAGTGCTGCTCAGTTCGTTCTTCGTCATTCATCGTTACAATCAGTTGCAGTCGCAGTTGGCCGATTCAGGCACCAGCATCATTGAGCCGCTGGCAACCATCAGCGCTTACGCTCTTACCCATCGTCAGATGGACACGATTCCAGCATTAATCAATACACTTCACCGTCGGCACTCCGCGATTATTCGCACCATTAGCGTATTCGATGCACGTAATCAGCTCCTGGCCACCACCAACGTACGCAACAACGTGACATTACAGCCGATCAGCGGCGATGCGCTTTCCTATAATAAGCTGCATCTGCACCACACAAATGACGCACTGATTCTGCACATGCCGATAGTCACCGACAGCGAATTCCTGCCGGGTGGAGCAGTGCCCGTGCCATCAGGAACCGCCACGCCTCTCGGCTATCTGATGATCGAGCTGGACATCAGCGCAATTCGGCTTCAGCAGTATCAGGAGATCTTCATCGCCACACTGCTGTTGCTGTTATCTTTGGGCGCTGCCGCTCTCTTCGCTTATCGTCTGATGCGCGATGTCACCACCCCGATTCGTAATATGGTTGATACGGTCGATCGCATCCGCCGCGGGCAATTGGATAGTCGGGTAGAAGGGTACATGCTGGGTGAGTTGGACATGCTGAAAAACGGCATCAACTCAATGGCCATGTCGCTGACCGCCTACCACGAGGAAATGCAGCAAAATATCGATCAGGCGACCTACGATCTGCGGGAAACGCTGGAGCAGATGGAGATTCAGAACGTCGAACTGGATCTGGCCAAAAAGCGGGCGCAGGAAGCGGCTCGCATTAAATCAGAGTTTCTGGCCAATATGTCACATGAACTGAGAACGCCGCTGAATGGCGTAATCGGTTTCACTCGCCAGACGTTGAAGACCCCGCTGAATACCACACAGACTGATTATCTGCTTACCATCGAACGTTCCGCCAATAATCTGCTGAATATCATTAACGATGTGCTGGATTTCTCGAAGCTGGAGGCCGGCAAGCTGGTGCTGGAGGATATTCCGTTCTCGCTGCACAACACGCTGGACGATGTCGTGATGCTGCTGGCGCACACGGCACATGAAAAAGGCTTGGAGCTAACACTCAGCATTCAGAATGACGTACCCGAACAATTTATCGGCGATCCACTGCGGATACAGCAAATCATCACCAACCTACTGGGTAATGCGATTAAATTTACTGAGCAGGGCAACATTGATATTCGGGTAGAGAAGCGTCGTCAGGAACATCATCAAGTTCAGCTAGAGGTGCAAATACGCGATACCGGCATCGGCATTGCCGAGTTGCAGCAATCGCAGTTGTTCCAGGCATTCCGTCAGGCTGACACCAGTATTTCACGCCGTCATGGCGGCACGGGGCTCGGGCTGGTCATCACCCAACGTCTGGTCAAAGAGATGGGCGGCGATATCAGTTTCCAGAGCCAGATCAACAAGGGCTCGACGTTCTGGTTCCACATCACGCTGCCACTCAACCCTCACGCTATACCGACAGAACCAGCTTACACGATGCTGCAAGGAAAACATCTGGCCTACGTCGAGTATCATCCTATCGCCGCGCAGGCCACACTGGATATTCTGAGCCAGACGCCACTCATCGTGAGCTACAGCCCGACGTTTGAGCAACTGCCGGAAGGGGAATTCGATATCCTGCTGCTCGGCATTCCCGTGCAATATCGCAACACACTGCTCGACTACACGCCCAGGCTGCGTGATATCTGCCGCCGGTCACCTTGTGTGATTCTGGCGCTGCCCAGCCTGGCGCAAATGGATGCCGAACAGTTGAAAACCTTCGGCGTACATGCCTGCTTGAGCAAACCGCTCGCCTCATCACGCCTGCTGCCGCTGTTACAAGATAATACGCTGTTCCAGCCCTCTTTTCTGCCAGACGACACCGCATCTCACCCGAGTGCCGCACGCCATGCAGCCCGTCTGCCGCTCAGCGTGATGGCCGTGGATGACAACCTGGCGAATCTGAAACTGATCGGCACGCTGCTGGAAGAGCAGGTCGAGACGATTATTCTGTGCGAAAGCGGGCAAGATGCGATTGCACAGGCGAAACGGCATCAGCTCGACATTATCCTCATGGACATTCAGATGCCAGGTATGGATGGCATTTGCGCCAGCGAGCTGATCCGCCAGATCCCCCACCATACCACCACCCCCATCATCGCGGTGACGGCACAAACCATGACGGGTGAGCGTGAGCATCTGCTGCGTTCAGGTATGGATGACTATCTGGCTAAACCAATAGACGAACAGATGTTGAAAAGCGTGCTAACGCGCCATACGCGGAAGGATCCGCTGAAGCACGATCGGGCCGATATGACAGGTTTACTGAGCGAACACGACGATAGCCAACTGTCTCTCGACTGGGCGCTGGCGCAGCAACAGGCGGCCAACAAGCCGGAATTGGCGCGTGACCTGCTGCAAATGCTGCTGGATTTCTTACCAGAAGTTCAGCAGAAAATAGAAAAGGTGCTGGAAGGTCAAACAGATGACAACATTATCGAGCTGGTGCATAAACTGCACGGCAGTTGCAGCTACAGCGGCGTACCGCGTCTGAAACGCATCTGCCGCTATCTGGAGCAGCAGTTGCGTAAAGGCGTTCACGTCAGCAATTTGGAACCCGAATGGCTGGAACTGCTGGACGAAATCGACAACGTCAGCAAAGCCGCCCAGCCGCATATCAACCCTATGCATTCGTAA
- the gudD gene encoding glucarate dehydratase, with protein MTLQNSTPVITHMQVIPVAGHDSMLLNLSGAHAPYFTRNIVILKDNAGHTGVGEIPGGEKIRQTLEDAAALVVGKTLGEYKNVMTAVREQFADRDSSGRGLQTFDLRTTIHVVTGIEAAMLDLLGQFLNVSVASLLGDGQQRDAVEMLGYLFYIGDRNKTDLPYQSQANEKCDWYRLRHEEALTPETIVRLAEAAYEKYGFNDFKLKGGVLAGSEEAEAVTALAKRFPQARITLDPNGAWSLDEAIGLGKQLRGVLAYAEDPCGAEQGFSGREVMAEFRRATGLPTATNMIATDWRQMGHTISLQSVDIPLADPHFWTMQGSVRVAQMCHEWGLTWGSHSNNHFDISLAMFTHVAAAAPGKITAIDTHWIWQEGNQRLTKEPLQIVGGMVEVPKKPGLGIELDMDQVMKAHELYKNMGLGARNDAMGMQYLIPEWTFDNKRPCLVR; from the coding sequence ATGACATTGCAAAATTCAACGCCGGTTATTACCCACATGCAGGTTATTCCGGTTGCAGGTCACGACAGTATGCTGCTCAACCTGAGCGGCGCACATGCACCTTATTTCACTCGCAACATTGTGATTCTGAAAGATAACGCCGGGCATACCGGTGTCGGTGAAATTCCCGGCGGTGAGAAAATCCGTCAAACGCTGGAAGATGCTGCCGCGCTAGTGGTGGGTAAAACGCTGGGTGAATATAAAAACGTGATGACGGCGGTGCGTGAGCAGTTTGCCGACCGTGATTCCTCTGGGCGCGGTTTACAGACGTTCGATCTGCGCACCACTATCCATGTCGTCACGGGGATAGAAGCCGCGATGCTCGATCTGCTGGGGCAGTTCCTTAATGTCAGCGTGGCCTCACTGCTGGGCGACGGCCAACAGCGTGATGCCGTCGAGATGCTGGGTTATCTGTTCTACATCGGCGATCGCAATAAAACCGACTTGCCTTACCAGAGCCAGGCTAACGAGAAATGCGACTGGTATCGCCTGCGTCACGAAGAGGCGCTGACGCCAGAAACCATCGTGCGTCTGGCTGAGGCGGCGTATGAAAAATACGGTTTCAATGATTTCAAACTGAAAGGCGGCGTATTGGCGGGTAGCGAAGAAGCAGAAGCGGTGACCGCGCTGGCGAAACGCTTCCCGCAGGCGCGCATCACGCTGGATCCTAACGGTGCATGGTCGCTGGATGAAGCCATCGGTCTGGGCAAACAGTTACGCGGCGTATTGGCCTATGCAGAGGATCCGTGCGGCGCGGAGCAAGGTTTCTCTGGTCGTGAAGTGATGGCGGAATTCCGTCGTGCGACGGGGTTGCCTACCGCGACCAACATGATCGCCACCGACTGGCGACAGATGGGGCACACCATTTCACTGCAATCGGTCGATATCCCGCTGGCCGATCCGCACTTCTGGACAATGCAAGGATCGGTACGTGTCGCGCAAATGTGCCACGAATGGGGCTTAACCTGGGGTTCTCACTCTAATAACCACTTTGATATTTCACTGGCCATGTTTACCCATGTCGCGGCAGCGGCTCCGGGCAAGATTACAGCGATTGATACGCACTGGATCTGGCAGGAAGGCAATCAGCGCCTGACGAAAGAACCGTTGCAGATTGTTGGCGGTATGGTGGAAGTGCCGAAGAAACCGGGTCTGGGTATCGAACTGGATATGGATCAGGTGATGAAAGCACACGAACTGTATAAAAACATGGGATTAGGCGCACGTAACGACGCCATGGGAATGCAGTACCTTATTCCTGAGTGGACGTTTGATAATAAACGTCCGTGTCTGGTTCGCTAA
- a CDS encoding glycerate kinase, whose amino-acid sequence MKIVIAPDSYKESLSAQDVATQIEKGFREIFPDACYVKLPVADGGEGTVEAMVAATNGKIVNVNVTGPLGDSIDAFFGLSGDEKTAFIEMAAASGLERVPSQRRNPLKTTSYGTGELIRCALDHGIRHCIIGIGGSATNDGGSGMVQALGAKLLDKQGEQIGFGGGELDKLSRIDISELDERIKGCRFEVACDVTNPLTGKQGASAIFGPQKGATPRMIEQLDNALKHYAAVIRHDLDMDVEHVPGAGAAGGMGAALQAFCGAELRQGIEIVTEALGLDELVRDATLVITGEGRIDSQTIHGKVPIGVARVAKQYNKPVIGIAGSLTADVGVVHEHGLDAVFSVLYNICSLEEALDNAAENVRMAARNIAATIRLAQSISR is encoded by the coding sequence ATGAAAATAGTGATCGCACCGGATTCTTATAAAGAAAGCCTGTCTGCACAAGATGTTGCTACGCAGATTGAAAAGGGATTTCGTGAAATATTTCCCGATGCCTGCTATGTCAAATTACCTGTTGCAGATGGTGGGGAAGGTACCGTTGAAGCGATGGTCGCGGCGACCAATGGCAAGATTGTGAATGTTAACGTGACAGGGCCGTTAGGCGATAGCATCGACGCGTTCTTTGGCCTGTCTGGCGATGAAAAAACGGCGTTTATTGAGATGGCAGCGGCAAGCGGTCTGGAACGGGTGCCTTCGCAACGGCGTAACCCGTTAAAAACCACCAGCTATGGCACGGGTGAACTGATTCGCTGCGCATTAGATCACGGCATCCGGCATTGCATCATCGGGATTGGCGGCAGTGCAACCAATGACGGCGGCTCGGGTATGGTGCAGGCGCTGGGCGCGAAACTGCTGGATAAGCAAGGTGAGCAAATTGGTTTTGGCGGCGGTGAACTCGATAAACTTTCTCGCATTGATATCAGCGAGTTGGATGAACGTATTAAAGGCTGTCGTTTTGAAGTGGCCTGTGATGTGACCAACCCGCTGACGGGGAAACAGGGCGCGTCGGCGATATTTGGCCCTCAGAAAGGGGCGACGCCAAGGATGATTGAGCAACTGGATAATGCGTTGAAGCATTATGCGGCGGTGATTCGCCACGATCTTGATATGGACGTGGAACACGTTCCCGGCGCGGGTGCGGCGGGCGGTATGGGCGCGGCGCTACAGGCATTTTGCGGCGCTGAACTGCGTCAGGGAATCGAGATTGTCACGGAAGCATTGGGGCTGGATGAACTGGTACGCGATGCCACGCTGGTGATTACCGGGGAAGGACGCATCGACAGCCAGACTATCCACGGTAAAGTGCCGATTGGCGTGGCGCGGGTCGCCAAACAGTATAATAAACCGGTGATTGGTATTGCAGGCAGCCTGACGGCAGATGTCGGCGTGGTACATGAACATGGCCTGGACGCGGTATTCAGCGTGCTTTACAACATCTGCTCACTAGAAGAAGCGCTGGATAATGCGGCAGAAAATGTGAGGATGGCGGCGCGTAATATCGCTGCTACGATCCGGCTGGCGCAGTCGATATCGCGTTAA
- a CDS encoding enolase C-terminal domain-like protein yields the protein MTNFSAPPVITDMKVIPVAGYDSMLLNIGGAHGAYFTRNLVILTDSAGHTGVGEAPGGEVIYNTLVEAIPRVKGEQIARMNRLVHDIHAGNQSSDFDSFGKGAWTFELRVNAVAALEAALLDLLGQFMGVPVAELLGPGKQRDEVTVLGYLFYIGDRTKTDLPYLSGEKVSGEKGKHEWYHLRHQQAMDSEAIVRLAEATTDRYGFKDFKLKGGVLPGEQEIDAVKALKKRFPDARITVDPNGAWLLDEAIALCKDMKGILTYAEDPCGAEQGFSGREVMAEFRRATGLPVATNMIATNWREMNHAVMLQAVDIPLADPHFWTMHGAVRVAQLCDEWGLTWGCHSNNHFDISLAMFTHVGAAAPGNPTAIDTHWIWQEGQHLTKEPLQIVNGKIKVPERPGLGIELDMAQVMKAHELYKKLPSGARNDAVAMQYLIPGWKFDRKRPVFGR from the coding sequence ATGACAAACTTTTCAGCGCCCCCTGTCATTACCGACATGAAAGTTATCCCCGTCGCGGGCTATGACAGCATGTTGTTGAACATCGGCGGCGCACATGGTGCTTACTTTACGCGTAACCTTGTTATTTTAACCGACAGCGCCGGGCATACCGGTGTCGGCGAAGCCCCCGGCGGTGAAGTCATTTACAACACGCTGGTTGAGGCCATTCCTCGTGTGAAAGGCGAACAAATCGCCCGCATGAACCGTCTGGTTCATGACATTCATGCCGGCAACCAGTCTTCTGATTTTGATTCCTTCGGCAAAGGTGCCTGGACGTTTGAACTGCGCGTGAATGCGGTCGCGGCGCTCGAAGCTGCGCTGCTCGATCTGTTGGGACAATTTATGGGTGTCCCCGTTGCCGAGCTGCTGGGACCGGGGAAACAGCGTGATGAAGTCACCGTGCTCGGTTATCTGTTCTATATCGGCGATCGCACGAAGACGGATTTACCTTACTTATCCGGTGAGAAAGTATCCGGTGAGAAAGGCAAGCACGAGTGGTATCACCTGCGTCACCAGCAGGCGATGGACAGTGAGGCGATTGTGCGTTTGGCCGAAGCCACCACTGACCGCTATGGATTTAAAGATTTCAAACTCAAAGGCGGCGTATTACCCGGCGAGCAGGAAATCGATGCCGTGAAGGCGCTGAAGAAACGTTTCCCGGATGCCCGTATTACCGTCGATCCAAACGGGGCCTGGTTACTGGATGAAGCGATCGCGTTGTGCAAAGACATGAAGGGGATTCTGACCTATGCGGAAGACCCTTGCGGTGCCGAGCAAGGGTTCTCCGGCCGCGAAGTGATGGCGGAATTCCGCCGCGCGACTGGTCTGCCCGTTGCGACCAACATGATTGCCACCAACTGGCGCGAAATGAACCATGCCGTGATGTTGCAGGCAGTCGATATCCCGCTGGCCGATCCCCATTTCTGGACGATGCACGGTGCGGTGCGCGTCGCCCAACTGTGTGATGAGTGGGGGCTGACGTGGGGCTGCCATTCCAATAATCACTTCGATATTTCTCTGGCGATGTTCACGCACGTGGGGGCGGCGGCACCGGGTAACCCGACAGCCATTGATACGCACTGGATCTGGCAGGAAGGGCAACACCTGACCAAAGAGCCGCTGCAAATCGTTAACGGTAAAATTAAGGTACCGGAACGGCCCGGTCTGGGGATTGAGCTGGATATGGCACAGGTGATGAAAGCTCACGAACTGTACAAAAAATTACCGAGTGGGGCTCGCAACGATGCCGTCGCCATGCAGTACCTGATTCCCGGTTGGAAATTTGATCGCAAACGCCCAGTTTTTGGCCGCTAA